The Mycobacterium paragordonae genome includes a region encoding these proteins:
- a CDS encoding DUF1707 SHOCT-like domain-containing protein, with amino-acid sequence MAAMRVSDADRNGTMRRLQNALALGLINIDEFEQRTRQVSYARTRDELDTLVGDLPAPGAIVTSATDRVELRGWAGSLKRHGEWTVPTRLSLVRRFGSIDLDLTKARFAGPVVVIEIDMKFGSLNLWLPEGASASIDNVEAYVGSASDRRKDPPAEGNPHVVLSGQLVFGSVIIRGPRRTLLRRPRF; translated from the coding sequence ATGGCGGCGATGCGGGTGTCGGACGCCGACCGCAACGGCACCATGCGCCGACTGCAGAACGCCCTGGCACTCGGACTGATCAACATCGACGAGTTCGAACAGCGCACCCGCCAGGTGTCCTACGCGCGCACGCGCGATGAATTGGACACGCTGGTGGGCGACCTGCCCGCACCGGGAGCGATCGTCACCTCGGCGACCGACCGGGTCGAACTGCGGGGCTGGGCCGGCTCCTTGAAGCGTCACGGCGAATGGACCGTGCCCACCCGGCTGTCGCTGGTGCGCCGGTTCGGCTCGATCGACCTGGACCTGACCAAGGCGCGGTTCGCGGGTCCGGTCGTGGTCATCGAAATCGACATGAAGTTCGGCTCGCTGAACCTGTGGCTGCCCGAAGGGGCCAGCGCTTCGATCGACAACGTCGAGGCCTACGTGGGCAGCGCGTCGGATCGCCGCAAGGACCCCCCGGCCGAAGGCAATCCCCACGTCGTGCTGAGCGGTCAATTGGTGTTCGGCTCGGTGATCATCCGCGGGCCGCGGCGCACCTTGCTGCGCCGTCCAAGGTTCTGA
- the map gene encoding type I methionyl aminopeptidase, whose protein sequence is MPVRTALSPGVLSPTLPVPKWIARPEYVGKPTAKEGSEPWVQEPEVIEKMRVAGQIAARALQEAGKAVAPGVTTDQLDRIAHDYMVDNGAYPSTLGYKNFPKSCCTSLNEVICHGIPDSTVIEDGDIVNIDVTAYINGVHGDTNATFLAGNVSEEHRLLVERTHEATMRAIKAVKPGRQLSVVGRVIESYANRFGYNVVRDFTGHGIGTTFHNGLVVLHYDQPAVESVIQPGMTFTIEPMINLGALDYEIWDDGWTVVTRDRKWTAQFEHTLLVTETGAEILTLP, encoded by the coding sequence ATGCCTGTTCGCACTGCGCTGTCTCCCGGCGTGCTGTCCCCGACGCTGCCGGTGCCCAAGTGGATCGCGCGCCCGGAATACGTCGGCAAGCCCACCGCCAAAGAGGGCTCCGAGCCCTGGGTGCAAGAACCCGAGGTCATCGAGAAGATGCGGGTGGCCGGCCAGATCGCGGCCCGCGCGCTCCAGGAGGCGGGCAAGGCCGTCGCGCCGGGCGTCACCACCGACCAACTCGACCGCATCGCGCACGACTACATGGTGGACAACGGCGCCTACCCGTCGACGCTCGGCTACAAGAACTTCCCGAAGTCGTGCTGCACGTCGCTCAACGAGGTGATCTGCCACGGCATCCCCGACTCGACGGTCATCGAGGACGGCGACATCGTCAACATCGACGTCACCGCGTATATCAACGGAGTGCACGGCGACACCAACGCGACGTTCCTGGCCGGCAACGTCTCCGAGGAGCACCGGCTGCTCGTCGAGCGCACCCACGAGGCGACCATGCGCGCCATCAAGGCCGTCAAACCCGGACGGCAGTTGTCGGTGGTCGGCCGCGTCATCGAATCATATGCAAATCGGTTCGGCTACAACGTGGTTCGTGACTTCACCGGCCACGGCATCGGCACCACCTTCCACAACGGCCTGGTGGTGCTGCACTACGACCAACCCGCGGTGGAGTCGGTCATCCAGCCGGGGATGACGTTCACCATCGAGCCGATGATCAACCTCGGCGCACTGGATTACGAGATCTGGGACGACGGCTGGACCGTCGTCACCCGCGACCGCAAGTGGACCGCGCAGTTCGAGCACACCCTGCTGGTCACCGAGACCGGCGCCGAAATCCTGACCCTGCCCTGA
- a CDS encoding alpha/beta hydrolase, producing MMTTLDGFSAQVGVAGPEKGVVVVILGAEQRAVSAYDAICERLHTASLRTVVIGADPRLTAKSVIGILDSLGIGWAVVVGDRDGAELAWELAATRLGRFAGLVAIDRGHPAVADSDGVIRDDHCPPVEIGTTVLVSSPAARNAARDSQRLVFSDYRVVDLAGRRNAQESTAQLATEIVLRTSAW from the coding sequence ATGATGACCACGCTCGACGGGTTCTCCGCCCAAGTGGGAGTTGCCGGTCCGGAAAAGGGCGTCGTGGTGGTGATACTCGGCGCCGAGCAGCGCGCGGTGTCGGCCTACGACGCGATCTGCGAGCGCCTGCACACCGCCTCGCTGCGAACCGTCGTCATCGGCGCGGACCCGAGGCTCACCGCGAAATCGGTGATCGGCATCCTCGACTCGCTGGGGATCGGTTGGGCCGTGGTCGTGGGTGACCGCGACGGGGCCGAATTGGCGTGGGAATTGGCGGCCACCAGATTGGGCCGGTTCGCCGGACTCGTGGCTATCGATCGCGGGCACCCCGCCGTCGCCGATTCCGACGGGGTGATTCGCGACGACCACTGCCCGCCGGTGGAGATCGGCACCACCGTCCTGGTGAGCTCGCCGGCCGCGCGGAACGCCGCGCGCGACAGCCAGCGCCTGGTCTTCTCCGACTACCGCGTCGTGGACCTGGCCGGGCGCCGCAACGCCCAGGAGTCGACGGCGCAGTTGGCCACCGAGATCGTGCTGCGCACCAGCGCCTGGTAG